The following are encoded together in the Streptomyces flavofungini genome:
- a CDS encoding GntR family transcriptional regulator, whose product MVDAREVRAPYARIAAHYAELIASGELPPGSLLPSIKNLSEEWSVSTATAEKALRKLRNEGLVRGIHGIGTEVLDRSAPMSSGSQRQDRGHRTGSSWGSGERSDSHQAAVVPAPTDVAQALDIEPGSEVIRRRRVYRDRHGIVAHSTSWIPIQYGKLIPQLAKSERLTGGTSLQLIATATSRPISHRIDTASARLLTAEDAQLLELDPSNPPVEPSVVMTAKFVDSEGSVVEYGVDLGGPGRTWRTESEVSE is encoded by the coding sequence ATAGTAGATGCACGCGAAGTACGGGCGCCGTACGCGCGGATTGCTGCCCACTACGCGGAGCTGATCGCGTCCGGTGAGCTGCCGCCAGGGTCGCTTCTGCCGAGCATCAAGAACCTCTCCGAGGAGTGGAGCGTGAGCACCGCGACGGCTGAGAAGGCCCTGCGCAAGCTCCGCAACGAGGGCCTGGTCAGGGGCATTCACGGCATCGGAACGGAGGTTCTGGACCGGTCGGCCCCGATGTCTTCGGGATCTCAGCGCCAGGACCGGGGGCACCGCACCGGGTCGAGTTGGGGATCAGGTGAACGGTCTGACTCGCACCAGGCGGCGGTAGTCCCGGCACCTACGGATGTAGCTCAAGCCCTGGACATTGAGCCTGGCTCCGAAGTCATCCGCCGACGCCGCGTGTACAGGGACCGACACGGCATCGTGGCGCACAGCACCTCGTGGATCCCCATTCAGTACGGGAAGTTGATCCCCCAGTTGGCAAAGAGTGAGCGCTTGACCGGGGGAACGTCGCTCCAACTCATCGCCACGGCAACCAGCCGCCCGATCAGTCATCGGATCGACACGGCCTCTGCCCGTCTGCTGACAGCCGAGGACGCACAGCTTCTGGAGTTGGACCCCAGCAACCCGCCTGTAGAACCTTCAGTCGTGATGACAGCGAAGTTCGTCGACAGCGAGGGCAGCGTGGTGGAGTACGGCGTCGACCTTGGCGGCCCCGGCCGGACCTGGCGAACGGAGTCGGAGGTCTCCGAGTGA
- a CDS encoding DUF5926 family protein, protein MAKKRPQTKGNQGSKGKQPQLKDGEVPVVGAREPCPCGSGRRYKACHGRAAAHAVTELVQRPFDGLPGECDWVALRELVPAATVELTLKDGLPEGVPSVTLATVLPMAWPALRRDDGSVLLGLQNDTSSGDISRDLADTLQRALVTEPGQPVPGRRAPGDGPRLQELIDEKSAFEPVVHPGFEFWVPDAENATPEVSASLERANAAAIPTVKLSGVDAAYWCETPEKNHLRWVMPHPEEQLLDALARLHAAGTSSLGEGTLPQALNSARAGGTPLVGSFRAHGLTVPVWDLPSGMGAADIEQPAAEFASRLATALAATEPLTPEERRARGGLTNRQVTLS, encoded by the coding sequence ATGGCCAAGAAGCGCCCGCAGACCAAGGGCAACCAGGGCAGCAAGGGCAAGCAGCCGCAGCTCAAGGACGGCGAGGTCCCGGTCGTCGGCGCCCGGGAACCCTGCCCCTGCGGTTCGGGCCGCCGGTACAAGGCCTGTCACGGCCGGGCCGCCGCGCACGCCGTGACCGAACTGGTGCAGCGCCCCTTCGACGGCCTGCCCGGCGAGTGCGACTGGGTGGCCCTGCGCGAGCTGGTGCCCGCGGCGACCGTCGAACTCACCCTGAAGGACGGCCTCCCCGAGGGCGTGCCCTCCGTGACGCTGGCGACCGTGCTTCCGATGGCCTGGCCCGCGCTGCGCCGCGACGACGGCTCGGTGCTGCTCGGCCTGCAGAACGACACCTCCTCCGGCGACATCAGCCGCGACCTCGCCGACACCCTCCAGCGGGCCCTCGTCACCGAGCCCGGCCAGCCGGTCCCCGGCCGCCGCGCGCCCGGGGACGGCCCGCGCCTGCAGGAGCTCATCGACGAGAAGAGCGCCTTCGAGCCGGTCGTGCACCCCGGCTTCGAGTTCTGGGTGCCGGACGCGGAGAACGCCACGCCGGAGGTGTCGGCTTCGCTGGAGCGGGCGAACGCCGCCGCCATCCCGACGGTCAAGCTCTCCGGCGTGGACGCCGCCTACTGGTGCGAGACGCCGGAGAAGAACCACCTGCGCTGGGTCATGCCGCACCCCGAGGAGCAGCTCCTCGACGCGCTCGCGCGGCTGCACGCGGCCGGCACGTCGAGCCTCGGCGAGGGCACCCTCCCCCAAGCTCTCAACTCCGCTCGAGCAGGGGGGACCCCCTTGGTCGGCTCCTTCCGCGCGCACGGTCTGACGGTGCCGGTGTGGGACCTGCCGAGCGGCATGGGGGCCGCGGACATCGAGCAGCCCGCCGCCGAGTTCGCGTCGCGCCTCGCGACGGCGCTCGCGGCGACGGAGCCGCTGACTCCGGAAGAGCGCAGGGCGCGCGGCGGCCTCACCAACCGACAGGTCACCCTCAGCTGA
- a CDS encoding PP2C family protein-serine/threonine phosphatase produces the protein MNAPHLPKVAGIDSTVPPPAHTAPSAQGAPAASGVQGAPGALIQDRLAGWVSDLTTLHELNERLSRTAALDGALGELLRAGAALVGARRGLVVLEPADGLGPTTTVGLGLARADLGHLETVPRAATSFGRLLDATAAATPGAAESAPPAATPVTEIVQPDLLADETLDPRHREVAVRLGYAASYALPLLTDSAGRVGAVVWLYDEPAEPAERQRHLTGRYLQYATEHLARLVELDRARSTTATLRAELLPPRLPRVAGVQLAARHSTGPRGGGDWFDALPLPDAALGLAVGSVTGSGPSAVAAMGRLRASLRAYAVMEGEDPVAVLSDLELLLRLTEPARSATALFAFCEPAQRKIVLAGAGHSPPLIVGERRTEFVETSLSAPLGMLACWEAPSVDIRPEPGETLLLYTDGLLQRTGDAMDRAFARLHAAAASVPKAARDDPGEIADHVLRTVLPEGLDSASAAASEEDVVLLAARFE, from the coding sequence ATGAACGCCCCGCACCTCCCGAAAGTGGCCGGAATCGATTCCACTGTTCCGCCACCGGCCCACACTGCCCCGTCCGCCCAGGGAGCCCCTGCCGCCTCCGGCGTCCAGGGAGCCCCAGGAGCACTGATCCAGGACCGCCTGGCCGGCTGGGTCTCCGACCTCACCACGCTGCACGAACTCAACGAACGCCTGTCCCGCACGGCCGCACTCGACGGCGCACTCGGCGAACTCCTGCGCGCCGGAGCCGCCCTCGTCGGCGCCCGCCGCGGCCTCGTCGTCCTGGAGCCCGCCGACGGCCTCGGCCCCACCACCACCGTCGGCCTCGGCCTCGCCCGCGCCGACCTCGGCCATCTGGAGACGGTGCCCCGCGCCGCCACCTCCTTCGGGCGCCTCCTCGACGCCACCGCCGCAGCCACCCCCGGCGCGGCGGAGTCCGCACCCCCCGCCGCGACCCCCGTCACCGAGATCGTGCAGCCGGACCTCCTCGCCGACGAGACCCTCGACCCCCGCCACCGCGAGGTCGCCGTCCGCCTGGGGTACGCCGCGAGCTACGCCCTGCCGCTGCTCACCGACTCGGCGGGCCGCGTCGGCGCGGTGGTCTGGCTGTACGACGAGCCCGCCGAGCCCGCCGAGCGGCAGCGGCACCTCACCGGCCGCTACCTGCAGTACGCCACCGAGCACCTGGCGCGCCTGGTGGAACTCGACCGCGCCCGCTCCACGACCGCGACCCTGCGCGCGGAACTGCTGCCCCCGCGGCTGCCCCGCGTCGCCGGGGTGCAGCTCGCGGCCCGGCACAGCACGGGGCCGCGCGGCGGCGGCGACTGGTTCGACGCGCTGCCCCTGCCGGACGCGGCGCTCGGCCTCGCCGTCGGCTCCGTCACCGGGTCCGGGCCGAGCGCGGTCGCCGCGATGGGACGGCTGCGGGCCTCCCTGCGGGCGTACGCGGTGATGGAGGGCGAGGACCCCGTCGCCGTCCTCTCCGACCTGGAGCTGCTGCTCCGCCTCACCGAACCCGCGCGGTCGGCGACGGCGCTGTTCGCCTTCTGCGAGCCCGCCCAGCGCAAGATCGTCCTCGCCGGGGCCGGGCACAGCCCGCCGCTGATCGTCGGGGAGAGGCGCACGGAGTTCGTGGAGACGTCCCTCTCGGCACCGCTCGGCATGCTCGCCTGCTGGGAGGCGCCCAGCGTGGACATCCGCCCGGAGCCAGGAGAAACGCTGCTTCTCTATACGGACGGGCTGCTTCAGCGCACGGGCGACGCCATGGACCGGGCCTTCGCACGGCTGCACGCGGCCGCCGCGAGCGTGCCGAAGGCGGCCCGCGACGACCCCGGGGAGATCGCCGACCACGTGCTGCGCACGGTCCTGCCGGAGGGGCTGGACAGTGCGTCCGCCGCGGCGAGCGAGGAGGACGTGGTGCTGCTCGCGGCGCGCTTCGAGTGA
- a CDS encoding S1C family serine protease has protein sequence MSTENEGTEVPPAPSAPPVPVDTPAASAPDAPAPKPPADEPAASATTPADAPDASTPPASAPAPAPAPNIPDPYAHTAGHAGGGQQGAGQQGAGQQSGSQTGGGYTQAGQPGAAYGQQPAHAQAPAHATPVASPSGAWPPPPAVPSYAQDGAGSGGSGWGASWTAEQPAAPKPGARRGGLVAAVLAAALVAGGVGGGLGFWAADRNDDNSTDSTTVSASDSPADLKREPGSVAGIANKALPSVVTIEAQSGSGEGGTGTGFVYDKQGHILTNNHVVASAAEGGKLSATFSNGKKFDAEVVGRAQGYDVAVIKLKDKPSDLAPLPLADSEKVAVGDSTIAIGAPFGLSNTVTTGIVSAKNRPVTSSDGGSSKSSYMSALQTDASINPGNSGGPLLDARGAVIGINSAIKPADSGGMGGGQSGSIGLGFAIPVNQAKNVAQQLIKTGEATYPVIGASVSLANTSDGAVISDRAAGGSGAAVEPGGPAAKAGLKSGDVIKKLDDTVIDSGPTLIGQIWTHRPGDTVKITYERDGKERTTDVVLGARKGDS, from the coding sequence GTGAGCACCGAGAACGAGGGCACTGAGGTACCCCCGGCCCCGTCCGCACCCCCCGTGCCGGTGGATACTCCCGCTGCTTCCGCCCCCGACGCCCCGGCGCCGAAGCCACCGGCGGACGAGCCCGCCGCGTCCGCGACCACCCCGGCGGACGCTCCCGACGCGAGCACGCCGCCCGCGTCGGCTCCGGCTCCCGCCCCGGCCCCGAACATCCCCGATCCGTACGCCCACACGGCAGGGCACGCGGGCGGGGGCCAGCAGGGCGCCGGTCAGCAGGGCGCCGGCCAGCAGAGCGGCAGTCAGACGGGCGGCGGATACACCCAGGCGGGTCAGCCCGGCGCGGCGTACGGCCAACAGCCCGCCCACGCGCAGGCTCCGGCCCACGCCACGCCCGTCGCCTCGCCGTCCGGCGCGTGGCCGCCGCCCCCGGCCGTGCCGTCGTACGCACAGGACGGCGCCGGGTCCGGCGGTTCGGGCTGGGGCGCGTCGTGGACGGCGGAGCAGCCGGCCGCGCCGAAGCCGGGTGCCCGGCGCGGCGGTCTGGTCGCGGCGGTGCTCGCGGCGGCGCTGGTCGCGGGCGGTGTCGGCGGCGGCCTCGGCTTCTGGGCGGCGGACCGCAACGACGACAACAGCACGGACTCGACGACGGTCTCCGCGTCGGACAGCCCCGCCGACCTCAAGCGGGAGCCCGGCTCGGTGGCGGGCATCGCGAACAAGGCGCTGCCGAGCGTCGTCACCATCGAGGCCCAGAGCGGCAGCGGCGAGGGCGGCACGGGCACGGGCTTCGTGTACGACAAGCAGGGCCACATCCTCACCAACAACCACGTGGTGGCGTCCGCGGCCGAGGGCGGCAAGCTGTCGGCGACGTTCTCGAACGGCAAGAAGTTCGACGCCGAGGTCGTGGGCCGCGCCCAGGGCTACGACGTCGCGGTCATCAAGCTCAAGGACAAGCCCTCGGACCTCGCCCCGCTGCCGCTCGCCGACTCCGAGAAGGTGGCCGTCGGCGACTCCACGATCGCGATCGGCGCCCCCTTCGGCCTGTCGAACACGGTCACGACGGGCATCGTCAGCGCGAAGAACCGCCCGGTGACCTCCAGCGACGGCGGCAGCAGCAAGAGTTCGTACATGAGCGCGCTGCAGACCGACGCGTCCATCAACCCGGGCAACTCCGGCGGCCCGCTCCTGGACGCCCGCGGCGCGGTCATCGGCATCAACTCCGCGATCAAGCCCGCCGACAGCGGCGGCATGGGCGGCGGCCAGTCCGGCTCGATCGGCCTGGGCTTCGCGATCCCGGTGAACCAGGCGAAGAACGTGGCACAGCAGCTGATCAAGACGGGCGAGGCGACGTACCCCGTGATCGGCGCCTCGGTCTCCCTGGCGAACACCTCGGACGGCGCCGTCATCTCCGACCGTGCCGCCGGCGGCTCCGGCGCCGCGGTGGAGCCGGGCGGCCCGGCGGCCAAGGCGGGCCTCAAGTCCGGCGACGTCATCAAGAAGCTCGACGACACGGTCATCGACAGCGGCCCCACCCTCATCGGCCAGATCTGGACCCACCGCCCCGGCGACACCGTCAAGATCACCTACGAGCGCGACGGCAAGGAGCGCACCACCGACGTGGTCCTGGGCGCACGCAAGGGCGACAGCTGA
- a CDS encoding ATP-binding protein — protein sequence MRPCRVRHHRGVGRFPVQSIGAFTPWRGAKEVSGVAFVVAQEVPTSSSMAVPHGPAGVGEARHRMRDQLRGHGVSESVIDDAVLILSELLSNACRHGRPLGEGLNGDGDDGDVRAAWRVEKTGRLTVEVTDGGGPTRPIPATPSVTAHGGRGLNIITALAEAWGVRDDIRGEVTVWALVQSGHRHEDFATRVAAPSAAAISDLGITDPFDDVD from the coding sequence ATGCGACCGTGTCGAGTGCGTCACCATCGCGGTGTTGGCCGGTTTCCGGTCCAGTCCATTGGGGCATTCACACCGTGGCGTGGGGCAAAGGAGGTCTCGGGGGTGGCGTTTGTGGTGGCACAGGAGGTGCCCACGTCGTCGAGCATGGCCGTACCCCATGGTCCTGCGGGCGTGGGCGAAGCCAGACACCGGATGCGCGATCAATTGCGCGGCCACGGGGTGTCGGAGTCGGTCATCGACGACGCCGTACTGATCCTTTCCGAACTCCTCAGCAACGCCTGCCGACACGGCAGGCCGCTGGGCGAGGGGCTCAACGGGGACGGAGACGACGGAGACGTGCGCGCCGCGTGGCGCGTCGAGAAGACCGGTCGGCTCACGGTCGAAGTGACGGACGGCGGCGGTCCGACCCGCCCGATCCCGGCCACTCCTTCGGTCACGGCCCACGGCGGCCGCGGGCTCAACATCATCACCGCCCTCGCCGAGGCATGGGGAGTACGCGACGACATCCGCGGCGAGGTCACCGTCTGGGCCCTGGTGCAGTCCGGGCACCGCCACGAGGACTTCGCTACGCGCGTCGCCGCGCCGTCGGCGGCCGCGATATCCGACCTCGGCATCACGGACCCCTTCGACGACGTGGACTGA
- a CDS encoding bifunctional DNA primase/polymerase, producing the protein MREILGRRRRLLSWRIGRKSDQSPALLGAAITFATVWRWPVLPGVGIDSQVRRGIDTEGDRRCACPDPECGFPGAHPLDPGLLAATTDERMVRWWWTNRPGAPVLLATGGRAPCAVSLPAAAGARALAALDDAGIRLGPVVSTPARVFILVAPYSMEQLGALLYAKDWVPGSLRFHGEGGYVALPPSETGQGQVRWERAPLQGSAAPWVPDVEAVVDAVVDALTRTGVSAPEL; encoded by the coding sequence ATGCGCGAGATCCTCGGAAGGCGACGCAGGCTCCTGTCCTGGCGAATCGGTAGGAAGTCTGACCAGAGTCCCGCTCTGCTCGGCGCGGCCATCACCTTCGCGACCGTGTGGCGCTGGCCCGTGCTGCCCGGCGTCGGCATCGACAGCCAGGTCAGGCGTGGTATCGACACCGAAGGCGACCGGCGCTGCGCCTGCCCCGACCCCGAGTGCGGATTCCCCGGCGCCCATCCGCTCGACCCCGGACTGCTCGCCGCGACGACCGACGAGCGCATGGTGCGCTGGTGGTGGACCAACCGCCCCGGCGCACCGGTGCTCCTCGCCACCGGCGGCCGCGCCCCCTGCGCCGTGAGCCTGCCCGCCGCGGCCGGCGCGCGCGCCCTCGCCGCACTCGACGACGCGGGCATCAGGCTCGGCCCGGTCGTCTCCACCCCGGCCCGCGTCTTCATTCTCGTCGCGCCGTACTCGATGGAGCAGTTGGGCGCTCTTCTGTACGCCAAGGACTGGGTCCCGGGCTCACTGCGCTTCCACGGCGAGGGCGGGTACGTGGCGCTGCCGCCCTCGGAGACGGGCCAGGGCCAGGTCCGCTGGGAGCGCGCGCCCCTGCAGGGCTCGGCCGCGCCCTGGGTGCCCGACGTCGAGGCCGTCGTGGACGCGGTGGTCGACGCCCTCACTCGTACGGGTGTGAGCGCCCCCGAGTTGTAG
- a CDS encoding glycerophosphodiester phosphodiesterase, translating to MTHARQPHIQVVAHRGASEDAPEHTLAAYKKAVEDGADALECDVRLTADGHLVCVHDRRVNRTSNGRGAVSALELADLAALDFGSWKSRGGPGDPGDPEDTEGPDWDEGKDPADPSDTSVLTLERLLELVAENNASGRRVQLAIETKHPTRWAGQVEERLLHLLKRFGLDAPPADGPSPVRVMSFSARSLHRVRAASPTLPTVFLMQFVSPRHRDGRLPQGVRIAGPGIRIVRNHPGYVAKLKRAGHQVHVWTVNEPADVELCARLGVDAIITNRPKQVLSQLGRA from the coding sequence GTGACCCACGCACGACAGCCCCACATCCAGGTCGTCGCCCACCGCGGAGCCTCCGAGGACGCCCCGGAGCACACCCTGGCCGCGTACAAGAAGGCGGTCGAGGACGGCGCCGACGCCCTTGAGTGCGACGTACGGCTCACCGCGGACGGCCATCTCGTCTGTGTGCACGACCGCCGCGTCAACCGCACCTCGAACGGCCGCGGCGCCGTCTCCGCCCTGGAGCTCGCCGACCTCGCCGCCCTCGACTTCGGCTCCTGGAAGAGCCGCGGCGGCCCCGGAGACCCCGGTGACCCCGAAGACACCGAGGGCCCCGACTGGGACGAGGGGAAGGACCCCGCCGACCCCAGCGACACCTCTGTCCTCACCCTGGAACGGCTCCTTGAGCTCGTGGCTGAAAACAATGCCTCCGGGCGCCGGGTCCAGCTCGCCATCGAGACCAAGCACCCCACCCGCTGGGCGGGCCAGGTCGAGGAGCGGCTGCTGCACCTGCTGAAGCGCTTCGGTCTGGACGCGCCGCCCGCCGACGGCCCCTCGCCCGTCCGCGTCATGAGTTTCTCGGCGCGTTCGCTGCACCGCGTGCGGGCCGCGTCCCCGACGCTGCCCACCGTCTTTCTGATGCAGTTCGTCTCGCCCCGCCACCGCGACGGCCGCCTCCCGCAGGGCGTGCGGATCGCGGGCCCGGGGATCCGGATCGTACGCAACCACCCCGGGTACGTCGCCAAGCTCAAGCGGGCCGGGCACCAGGTGCACGTGTGGACCGTGAACGAGCCCGCCGACGTCGAGCTGTGCGCCCGGCTCGGCGTGGACGCGATCATCACCAACCGCCCGAAGCAGGTGCTGTCCCAACTCGGCCGCGCCTGA